Proteins encoded together in one Mycobacterium noviomagense window:
- a CDS encoding TIGR03084 family metal-binding protein, producing MAGPGPIVDDLRAESDELDALVAPLADERWAELTPAPGWTIAHQIGHLLWTDGVALTAVTDEARFVDVLAAAAANPTGFVDEGADEMASRSPAELLADWRLTRTRLHEALLTVPDGRKLPWFGPPMSAASMATARLMETWAHGLDVADALGVKRPATTRLRSIAHLGVRTRDYSFVVNGLTPPAEPFLVALRAPDGSTWSWGPADAAQRVTGSAEDFCFLVTQRRPLGSLDITAHGAEAQRWLGIAQAFAGPPGKDRGR from the coding sequence ATGGCCGGTCCGGGCCCGATTGTGGACGACCTTCGCGCGGAGAGCGACGAGCTGGATGCGTTGGTAGCTCCCCTTGCCGACGAGCGCTGGGCCGAGCTGACGCCGGCGCCGGGCTGGACGATCGCCCATCAGATCGGGCACCTGCTGTGGACCGACGGTGTCGCGCTCACCGCGGTCACCGACGAGGCGCGATTTGTCGATGTGCTCGCGGCTGCCGCCGCCAATCCCACTGGCTTTGTCGACGAGGGTGCCGACGAGATGGCTAGCCGGTCGCCTGCGGAGCTGCTGGCCGACTGGCGGCTCACCCGCACCCGCCTGCATGAGGCGCTGTTGACGGTTCCCGACGGTCGCAAACTGCCCTGGTTCGGGCCGCCGATGAGTGCGGCGTCGATGGCCACCGCGCGGCTGATGGAGACCTGGGCGCATGGACTCGACGTGGCCGACGCTCTGGGCGTCAAACGGCCGGCCACCACACGGCTGCGCTCCATCGCGCATCTTGGTGTGCGCACCCGCGACTACTCCTTCGTGGTCAACGGGCTTACGCCGCCGGCCGAGCCGTTTCTGGTCGCGCTCCGCGCGCCGGACGGGAGCACCTGGTCGTGGGGACCCGCGGACGCGGCGCAGCGCGTCACCGGCTCCGCGGAAGACTTCTGCTTTCTGGTCACGCAGCGACGTCCCCTCGGCTCACTCGACATCACAGCACACGGCGCAGAGGCGCAGCGGTGGCTGGGAATTGCGCAAGCCTTCGCCGGCCCGCCGGGTAAGGATCGCGGGCGATGA